From Sinorhizobium sp. B11:
TCGCTCGCCGTACCGCAGTCAACAAGGCTCGCCGTTCGCGCGTTCGCACTTACGTTCGCCAGGTCGAAGAGGCACTCGCCGCTGGTGATGCCGCCAAGGCAAAGGAAGCCTTCATCGCAGCTGAACCCGAGCTGGCGCGTGCCGCAAGCAAGGGCGTCCTGCACGCCAACACAGCATCCCGCAAGGTCTCGCGCCTTGCCGCTCGTGTGAAGGCCCTGTCGGCTTCTGCGACAGCGTAAATATCTCATTAACGAATTGCTCGTTATGATTAGCCCGGTAATTTTACCGGGCTTTTTCGATTCCGTCGCCCGCTCCGGCTATGGTTAATCTAACGACGATTTCGTGTCAGAGGCATGACAGGAAAAATTGTTTTAAAACAATAACTTACGCAAGGATCTTTTTAAGACTTGCGACTCTGGTCACCCAGCCCGGGGCACCAAATGAGTCAAGAACATTTTTTCTTTTTTCTTTTTATGCGTGTCCAAAATAGCCCACTCGGGGAATCTCCTTGATTCAAAAGCGATTCTTTTTTGACGGTGGTGTGACGCCCTAAAAGGGCAGCGGGAGTCAATGGCCGCATCTTAATTTTGCGTAAAATTCATCGTTGATCTTGCCATTTGATCCTGCCTAAATGGCGTCCAGCAAAGGGCGCGGACATCACCTGCAGAAGTCAGTCCAAACTGCCACGTCGGCAGGATGATGGCTCTGTGTCGCTTGCAACGGAGCGGACAGCTTCCGTTTTCTCACGCACTCGACGGCATTGTACCGTGACGTGGCTGTCACGGGACGGGGACGTTTTGTGCGCTCCGCGGCCACACGCTTTGCGCGAGGCCCGGAAAAGGGCAGGGGAAAGTGTAACATTGCGTGCGGGCTTGCGGGCGAAAAACGAGGATCGGCCGCCAGCCTGACACAGAGCCGTTGAGACGGTTGTCGCATGATCGCGACCACCGCAGGGTCTCTGTGTCAGTCCCGAAAGGGGCAGTGTTTGAGTGAACCGGCATGCAGGCGGCTCATGAGGATGTCGCTGGTTTTGCCAGAGCGGGGAATGATCGGGCGGCTGTCAACGAATGACCGCCCGAGGAAATGAAAGGCGGCATTATGCAGATGAATTCGATGACGACGGGTGCGCTGGATAACGGGGAAGCTGCACCGCAGTCTTTCGGTTCCATTCACCTGAGTGCAACGGAAGAAAAGGGCGATATGAAGCATGGCGTTCTCTTCGACCGCGTCAGCGCGCGTCTGAAGGCGCAAGTTGGTCCTGACGTCTATGCAAGCTGGTTTGCACG
This genomic window contains:
- the rpsT gene encoding 30S ribosomal protein S20 is translated as MANTTSAKKATRKIARRTAVNKARRSRVRTYVRQVEEALAAGDAAKAKEAFIAAEPELARAASKGVLHANTASRKVSRLAARVKALSASATA